A portion of the Vespula vulgaris chromosome 14, iyVesVulg1.1, whole genome shotgun sequence genome contains these proteins:
- the LOC127069054 gene encoding la-related protein 6 isoform X2, translating into MMDELEVQQESRDKVGNLTFSPPPMKKSDTRDSISSVDSDVSLSFDRRGSKDEEADQSDSMTSDSEGKSTEAIVKQQNGEQDSGIDSLDDVAQKELDKQKIVTSSNKESTVQDQPDHFVLPNDELSERICTQVESYFADESIVKDAFLLKHVKRNKEGYVSLKLVSSFKRVKHLTKDWRVVGAALAKSTKLQVNPQGTKLRRVNPLPAFDQTTPSRTILAARLPLERLSVESVAEIFKPCGEIALIRVLKPGHPAPAEVRQAISKRQELKPTEECAMIEFTDSASARLALEMNLGDAKIFELQQSDKKRKQQPTKKTIVTKLTKEDTYNSSSCASGSETEDGKAKYKKAVHGYPIYHVYPSHPFQGPPSPDAWLSRRLSSCSISGSENGFVFRRLSSSSGSNCSDVNNYGRRYSSCSSASETGCCPIVYPPGYYYQQNRRFSCCSGGSASSNECNEQNNFCRSRNNNGLTMTHLPENVTRMPSGPDGTRGFGRPPRMNPITPTMEPTC; encoded by the exons ATGATGGACGAGTTAGAAGTTCAACAGGAATCCAGAGATAAGGTCGGTAACTTAACGTTCTCACCACCACCGATGAAAAAGTCCGATACGAGGGACAGCATCTCTTCCGTTGACAGCGATGTTAGtctttctttcgatagaaGAGGTTCGAAGGATGAGGAAGCCGATCAATCTGATAGCATGACATCAGATAGCGAAGGAAAATCGACCGAGGCTATTGTGAAGCAACAAAACGGTGAACAAGATTCTGGTATAGATTCTTTGGACGACGTCGCTCAGAAAGAATTGGACAAACAGAAAATCGTAACATCGAGCAATAAGGAGTCTACTGTTCAAGATCAGCCTGATCATTTTGTCTTGCCTAACGACGAGTTGAGCGAGAGGATCTGCACTCAGGTAGAATCTTATTTCGCTGATGAAAGCATTGTCAAGGATGCTTTTCTTTTGAAGCATgtgaagagaaataaagaaggttACGTGTCATTGAAACTCGTCTCGAGCTTTAAAAGAGTCAAACATCTCACTAAGGATTGGAGGGTTGTCGGTGCTGCCTTAGCTAAATCCACCAAATTGCAAGTTAATCCTCAAGGTACAAAATTACGTAGGGTAAATCCTTTACCAGCTTTCGATCAAACGACACCCTCTAGGACGATTTTAGCTGCTAGGCTTCCCCTTGAAAGACTTTCTGTCGAATCAGTAGCCGAAATCTTTAAACCATGTGGTGAGATCGCACTCATCAGAGTACTCAAGCCTGGACATCCTGCACCTGCCGAG GTCCGGCAGGCAATCTCAAAGAGACAAGAACTGAAGCCAACCGAGGAATGTGCCATGATTGAATTTACGGATTCGGCATCGGCCAGATTGGCTCTAGAAATGAATTTAGGAGAtgcgaaaatatttgaattacaaCAAtccgataagaaaagaaaacagcaGCCGACGAAAAAGACCATCGTCACGAAATTGACTAAAGAAGATACTTATAATTCATCGAGTTGCGCTAGTGGATCCGAGACTGAAGATGGAAAAGCAAAATACAAAAAGGCTGTTCATGGATATCCTATATATCACGTTTATCCTAGCCATCCTTTTCAag GTCCACCATCACCAGATGCTTGGCTATCGCGCAGATTGTCTTCCTGTTCAATTTCAGGATCGGAAAACGGCTTTGTTTTTCGCCGTTTATCTTCTAGTTCTGGTTCAAATTGTTCAGATGTCAACAACTATGGTAGACGATATTCTTCCTGCTCATCCGCCTCCGAAACTGGCTGTTGTCCCATAGTTTATCCTCCaggttattattatcaacaaaACCGTCGTTTCTCCTGCTGCTCCGGCGGTTCTGCTTCTAGCAACGAGTGCAACG AGCAAAATAACTTTTGCCGATCAAGGAATAATAATGGCTTGACCATGACACACTTGCCTGAAAATGTAACGAGGATGCCTTCCGGTCCTGACGGAACGCGTGGCTTTGGCCGACCTCCTAGAATGAATCCTATTACACCAACTATGGAACCAACATGTTAA
- the LOC127069054 gene encoding la-related protein 6 isoform X1: MMDELEVQQESRDKVGNLTFSPPPMKKSDTRDSISSVDSDVSLSFDRRGSKDEEADQSDSMTSDSEGKSTEAIVKQQNGEQDSGIDSLDDVAQKELDKQKIVTSSNKESTVQDQPDHFVLPNDELSERICTQVESYFADESIVKDAFLLKHVKRNKEGYVSLKLVSSFKRVKHLTKDWRVVGAALAKSTKLQVNPQGTKLRRVNPLPAFDQTTPSRTILAARLPLERLSVESVAEIFKPCGEIALIRVLKPGHPAPAEVRQAISKRQELKPTEECAMIEFTDSASARLALEMNLGDAKIFELQQSDKKRKQQPTKKTIVTKLTKEDTYNSSSCASGSETEDGKAKYKKAVHGYPIYHVYPSHPFQGPPSPDAWLSRRLSSCSISGSENGFVFRRLSSSSGSNCSDVNNYGRRYSSCSSASETGCCPIVYPPGYYYQQNRRFSCCSGGSASSNECNGTCYNPSRRGSVDCGPFFRRLSTCSRDSGFDSGVRRLSLCSSISEQNNFCRSRNNNGLTMTHLPENVTRMPSGPDGTRGFGRPPRMNPITPTMEPTC, translated from the exons ATGATGGACGAGTTAGAAGTTCAACAGGAATCCAGAGATAAGGTCGGTAACTTAACGTTCTCACCACCACCGATGAAAAAGTCCGATACGAGGGACAGCATCTCTTCCGTTGACAGCGATGTTAGtctttctttcgatagaaGAGGTTCGAAGGATGAGGAAGCCGATCAATCTGATAGCATGACATCAGATAGCGAAGGAAAATCGACCGAGGCTATTGTGAAGCAACAAAACGGTGAACAAGATTCTGGTATAGATTCTTTGGACGACGTCGCTCAGAAAGAATTGGACAAACAGAAAATCGTAACATCGAGCAATAAGGAGTCTACTGTTCAAGATCAGCCTGATCATTTTGTCTTGCCTAACGACGAGTTGAGCGAGAGGATCTGCACTCAGGTAGAATCTTATTTCGCTGATGAAAGCATTGTCAAGGATGCTTTTCTTTTGAAGCATgtgaagagaaataaagaaggttACGTGTCATTGAAACTCGTCTCGAGCTTTAAAAGAGTCAAACATCTCACTAAGGATTGGAGGGTTGTCGGTGCTGCCTTAGCTAAATCCACCAAATTGCAAGTTAATCCTCAAGGTACAAAATTACGTAGGGTAAATCCTTTACCAGCTTTCGATCAAACGACACCCTCTAGGACGATTTTAGCTGCTAGGCTTCCCCTTGAAAGACTTTCTGTCGAATCAGTAGCCGAAATCTTTAAACCATGTGGTGAGATCGCACTCATCAGAGTACTCAAGCCTGGACATCCTGCACCTGCCGAG GTCCGGCAGGCAATCTCAAAGAGACAAGAACTGAAGCCAACCGAGGAATGTGCCATGATTGAATTTACGGATTCGGCATCGGCCAGATTGGCTCTAGAAATGAATTTAGGAGAtgcgaaaatatttgaattacaaCAAtccgataagaaaagaaaacagcaGCCGACGAAAAAGACCATCGTCACGAAATTGACTAAAGAAGATACTTATAATTCATCGAGTTGCGCTAGTGGATCCGAGACTGAAGATGGAAAAGCAAAATACAAAAAGGCTGTTCATGGATATCCTATATATCACGTTTATCCTAGCCATCCTTTTCAag GTCCACCATCACCAGATGCTTGGCTATCGCGCAGATTGTCTTCCTGTTCAATTTCAGGATCGGAAAACGGCTTTGTTTTTCGCCGTTTATCTTCTAGTTCTGGTTCAAATTGTTCAGATGTCAACAACTATGGTAGACGATATTCTTCCTGCTCATCCGCCTCCGAAACTGGCTGTTGTCCCATAGTTTATCCTCCaggttattattatcaacaaaACCGTCGTTTCTCCTGCTGCTCCGGCGGTTCTGCTTCTAGCAACGAGTGCAACGGTACTTGTTACAATCCTAGTCGCCGAGGTTCAGTGGACTGTGGCCCATTTTTCCGTAGACTATCCACTTGTAGCCGAGATTCGGGTTTCGATTCGGGGGTGAGAAGACTATCTTTATGTTCTTCGATTTCAGAGCAAAATAACTTTTGCCGATCAAGGAATAATAATGGCTTGACCATGACACACTTGCCTGAAAATGTAACGAGGATGCCTTCCGGTCCTGACGGAACGCGTGGCTTTGGCCGACCTCCTAGAATGAATCCTATTACACCAACTATGGAACCAACATGTTAA